The Pseudomonas moraviensis genome contains the following window.
ACGCGCAACATCCTCGACTTCCGCAGCCGTCGTGACGGCACCCAGGTGCGCAAACTCAAGCTGTTCGACACCCCGCAGAGCATTTCTCTGGATCAGGTGCTCGCCACGATCAACCGCAATATCCGCCCCGAGACCCGCGTGCTGGGCATGACCTGGGTGCATTCAGGCAGCGGTGTGAAGCTGCCGATCAGCGAGATCTCACATCTGGTCGACGAGCACAACCGTCAGCGCGACGACAAGGACAGGCTTATCTATGTGGTCGATGGCGTGCACGGTTTCGGCGTCGACGACCTGAGTTTCCCGCAGATGAACTGCGACTTTTTCATCGCCGGCACCCACAAGTGGATGTTCGGCCCGCGCGGCACCGGCATCGTCTGCAGCCGCACCGAAGAACTGAAATACGTCAGCCCCAGCGTGCCGACCTTCTCCGAGGCCACAGCCTTCTCGACCATCATGACCCCGGGCGGCTATCACGCCTTCGAGCATCGCTGGGCGCTGGACGAAGCCTTCAAGTTGCACCTGCAACTGGGCAAGGCCGAGGTACAGACGCGCATTCATCAGCTCAACAGCTACCTCAAGCAACGCCTGCAGGAGCACCGCAACATCGAACTGGTGACCCCGCTCGATCCGCAGTTTTCCGCCGGTTTCACCTTCTTCCGGATCAAGGACCAGGACAGCGATGCAGTGGCTGCCTGGCTGATGCAGAACCGGGTGATCTGCGACGCGGTCAGCCGCGACGTCGGGCCGGTGATTCGTACCGCGCCGGGCTTGCTCAACAGTGAGGCCGAGGTGGATCGCTTCATGAACATCCTCGGCAACAAGCTGCGCGCCTGATCCTCGACTGCCGTTTTCCTTTCAAAGAGACGACCCATGAAAAAGCCTCACGCGTCACTCCTCTCCAAAGCCCTGCCCGCACTGGCGCTGAGCGCGCTTTGCGGCGCACTGATGCCCGGCACTGCGCTGGCGGCGACCGCGCCCGCGCCCGCGCCGGGCAAAGTGTTCAAGGACTGCAAGGACTGTCCGGAAATGGTCGTGCTGCCGACCGGCAGCTACACCATGGGCACGCCGGACGATGAAGTCGGCCGTCAGCCCGATGAAGGCCCGTTGCACACGGTGACCTTCAGCAAACCGTTCGCCATCAGCCGCTCGCAGGTGCTGGTGGGCGAATGGGACGCCTATGTCCGCGAGACCGGCAACAAGCCCTACGACTTCGATGATCGCCCCGGCCGCCGCTGCACCGCCGGCAAGCCCGAGTTCAAACAGACGCCCCGCGACCCGGCGGTGTGCATGAACGTCGCCGAGGCTCAGGGCTACATCGACTGGCTGTCGAAAAAGACCGGCCAAGCCTATCGCCTGCAAAGCGAATCGATCCGCGAATATGCCGCCCGGGGCGGCAGCACCGGGCCCTTCCCGTTCTCGTTCGACGAGGGCAAGGATTACCAGATCGCCAAACACGCCAACACCTACGGCGCGGCCGACGGCTACAACTTCACCTCGCCGGCCGGCACCTTCCCGGCCAACGCGTTTGGTGTGTTCGACGCCCACGGCAACGTCTACGAATGGACCGCCGACTGCTACCACCCGGACTACTCCGGCGTGCCCGCCGACGGTCGCCCGTGGACCCAGGAAAACTGCGAGCGCCAGGTCATGCGCGGCAACGACTGGGGCGAGGCGCCGATCTTCTCCCGCTCCGGCAACCGCAACAGCAGCTGGCCGACCAGCAAGGGCGACTGGCTGGGCTTTCGCGTAGTGCGCGACCTCTGACACTGCCCTCGACGAGCGCAGCCCGTCTGCGCTCGTTTAAAGAAACTCCGCGACCATTCGTTTTCCTTAAGTACCGGCACTCCCTCCGCATCGAAGCAGGAATCCTCCATGACCAAGCCTACGCGTGGGGCGATCAACGAATTGTTCGCCCTGCTCAAGCCCTTCCGCCTGATCGTTTCGGCGTCCATCGTGCTCGGCATGCTCGGCGGCCTGAGCGTCACCGTGCTGCTGGCGACCATCAACAACGCCCTGCACTCCGATGACGGCCTGACCCCCACGGTGGTGATGATCTTCGCCGGACTCTGTGCCCTCGCCCTGCTGACGACGATCCTCTCGGACATCGGCACCAACTACGTCGGCCAGCACATCATCGCCAAACTGCGCAAAGAGCTCGGGGAGAAAGTCCTCTCGGCGCCGATCGACCAGATCGAACGTTACCGCAGCCATCGCCTGATTCCGGTGCTGACCCACGACGTCGACACCATCAGCGACTTCGCCTTCGCCTTCGCGCCGCTGGCGATCTCGATGACCGTAACCCTTGGCTGCCTCGGCTATCTGGCCATGCTGTCGTGGCCGATGTTCCTGATGATGCTGGTCGCTATCGCCATCGGCACCACCATTCAGGCGATTGCGCGGGCCAAGGGCATGCGCGGTTTCTATGCCGCCCGCGACTCCGAAGACGAACTGCAGAAGCACTACAACGCGATCGCCGAAGGCGCCAAGGAACTGCGCATCCACCGCCCGCGCCGCCAGCGCATGTTCGTCGCCGGCATTCAGAAAACCGCAGAAAAGATCTGCGACACCCAGATCAAATCGATCAACACTTTTGTCATCGCCAAGTCGTTTGGCTCGATGCTGTTCTTCGTGGTCATCGGCATGGCTCTGGCCCTGCAATCGCTGTGGCCGAGCGCCGACAAAGCGGTGATGAGCGGCTTTGTTCTGGTCCTGCTGTACATGAAGGGGCCGCTGGAACACCTGATCAGCACTCTCCCGATCATCAGCCGCGCGCAGATTGCCTTCCGCCGCATCGCCGAACTCAGCGAACGGTTCTCCTCGCCGGAGCCGCACCTGCTGCTGCAGGATCAGGGCAACAAGCCTGCCGCCGTCGAGAGCCTGGAACTGCGCAACGTGCGCTACGCCTTCCCGGCCGTGGAAGGCAGCGAACCGTTTCGCCTCGGCCCGGTAAACCTGCGCATCGAACAGGGCGACATCGTGTTCATCGTCGGTGAGAACGGCTGCGGCAAAACCACACTGATCAAATTGCTGCTGGGCCTGTATGCGCCGACCGAGGGCGAAATCCGCGTCAACGACAAGCCGATCACCGCGGTCAACCGCGATGATTACCGCCAGAACTTCACGACGATTTTCGCCGACTACTACCTGTTCGATGACCTGATTCAGGGCGATCGTGAAGTGCCGCAGGATGCCACCCGCTACCTCGAGCGCCTGGAGATCGCGCACAAAGTCAGCGTGCGCGATGGCGCCTTCAGCACTACCGACCTGTCCACCGGCCAACGCAAACGCCTGGCACTGGTCAATGCCTGGCTCGAAGAGCGCCCGGTGCTGGTGTTCGACGAATGGGCCGCGGATCAGGATCCGACGTTCCGGCGGATCTTCTATACCGAGCTGCTGCCCGACCTCAAACGTCTGGGCAAAACCATCATTGTGATTTCCCACGACGACCGTTACTTCGACGTCGCCGATCAGCTCGTGCGCATGGAGGCCGGCAAGGTCAAAAGCGAACTGCAACCCGCCTGATCGAGGCAGCCGCGAACGAGCCGGAGAAAAAACTTTTCCGGTTTGCCGCGGCTTCCTCGTCTTAATGAGATGAATAAGAACCATTAACAACTATACCTGCCAAGGTCTTAACCTCATGTCCGCATCCCGTTTCATGCTTCGCCCTCTGACTCGAGCCCTGCTGATGCACGGCGCGACCCGCACTCGCCTGGCCGGTAGCGGCCTGGGTCTGGCACTGACCCTCGCGGCGGCGCCCTATGTCCAGGCCCAGGAATGGACCCTGAACATCCCTGCCCAACCGCTGGCCCAGGCCCTGCAGACCCTCGGTCAGCAAACCAGCCTGCAAATCGTCTACAGCCCGGAGAGCCTGCAAGGCCTGCGTTCCAGCGCCCTCAACGGCCGCTATCAGGACGACGAGTCGCTCAAGGCGATGCTGAGCGGCACCGGCATCCGTTATCAGCGTGACGGCAACACCGTCACCGTGCTCGGCCCGGCCACCAGCGGCAGTGCGATGGAACTGGCCCCGACCAACGTCAACGCCAACCGCCTTGGCGCCACCACCGAGGGCAGCAACTCCTACACCACCGGCGGCGTGACCATCGGCAAGGGCGTGCATTCGCTCAAGGAAACTCCGCAGTCGGTCACGGTGATGACCCGCAAGATGCTCGACGACCAGAACCTCAACACCATCGAACAGGTGATGGAGAAGACCCCGGGCATCACCGTTTACGACTCGCCCATGGGCGGCAAGTATTTCTACTCGCGCGGTTTCCGCATGACCGGCCAGTACCAGTACGACGGCGTGCCGCTGGACATCGGCAGCAGCTACGTGCAGGCGGACAGCTTCAACAGCGACATGGCCATCTATGACCGCGTGGAAATCCTTCGCGGCGCGGCCGGCATGATGAAGGGCGCGGGCGGCACTGCCGGCGGCGTCAACTTCGTGCGCAAGCGCGGCCAGGACACCCCGCACACGCAGCTGTCGCTGTCGGCGGGCACCTGGGACAACTACCGCGGCCAGGTCGACACCGGCGGCCCGCTGAACGACGCCGGCACCGTGCGTGGTCGCGCCGTCGTCACCCAGCAGACCCGGCAGTATTTCTATGATGTGGCTGAACGCCGCGACCAGATCTACTACGGCGCGCTGGACTTCGATCTCAGCCCCGACACCACCCTCGGTCTGGGCATGGCCTATGAAGACGTCGACGCCACCCCGTGCTGGGGTGGCCTGCCGCGCTACGCCGACGGCTCCGACCTGCACCTGAAACGCTCCACTTGCCTGAACACCTCGTGGAACAACCAGCGCAGCAAACGCGCCACCTACTTCGCCGACGTCAAACACCAGTTCAACGACGACTGGTCGCTGAAAGTCGCCGGTGTCTACTCGCGCAACACCCAGGACATGGAATATTCCTTCCCGAGCGGCACCGTGCCATTGGGCGCCACCGCCACCAATACGCTGATGCTCGGCAGTACCTATGACTACGACCAGCGCGATTACGGTTTCGATGCCTACGTCGACGGCAAATTCGACGCTTTCGGCCAGCAGCACGAACTGATCGTCGGCGCCAACGCCAGCCGTTCGCACAAGGACGACTTCTACGCGGTGGCGGCATTGCCACAGCGTCAGAACGTGTTCAACCCGAACCACAACATCCCGCAGCCGGATGAAAGCTACTACCTGGCCAACGCCTCCCGTGGCGGCCCGGTGGACATGCACATCAAGCAATATGGCGCTTACTCGATCGCCCGCCTGAAACTCGCCGACCCGATGACACTGGTGCTCGGCAGCCGGGTTAGCTGGTACAAATCCGACACTGACTCGGTGCAGTACTTCCGCGGCGAAGGCACCGACGTCAACACCAAGTCCACCGAAACCGGCCAGGTCACGCCGTTCGCCGGCCTGCTCTACGACCTCAACGACAACCTGACCGCCTACGCCAGCTACACCGACATCTTCACCCCGCAAGGCTCGTACAAGACCATCGATGGCAGCACGCTCAAGCCGCTGATTGGCCAGAGCTACGAACTGGGGATCAAGGGTGAGTGGTTCGACGGTCGTCTGAACACCACGTTCAACCTGTTCCGCACTATTCAGAAAGATGCGGCCCAGGATGACCTGCGTTGCGAAGACAGTTCGTGCCAGATCAACTCGGGCAAGGTCCGCGCCCAGGGCTTTGAAGCTGAAGTCAGCGGTGAAGTGATCGAGCGCCTGCAATTGCTGGCCGGTTATACCTACACCCAGACCAAGGTGCTGGAAGATGCCGATGCCACTCAGGATGGCGCGGTCTACAACTCTTACGTG
Protein-coding sequences here:
- a CDS encoding aminotransferase class V-fold PLP-dependent enzyme — translated: MTDRRTFLKQAGLLAAALPLGASLTAPAAIAAPPAAPRDKWAQLRQLFDQDPQAIHFANFLVTSHPKPVREAIERHRAALDLNPGLAMDWDLGVTEKREENVRHWAGQYLQAKPGQIALTGSTTEGLAMIYGSVQVRADQEILTTVHEHYSTRNILDFRSRRDGTQVRKLKLFDTPQSISLDQVLATINRNIRPETRVLGMTWVHSGSGVKLPISEISHLVDEHNRQRDDKDRLIYVVDGVHGFGVDDLSFPQMNCDFFIAGTHKWMFGPRGTGIVCSRTEELKYVSPSVPTFSEATAFSTIMTPGGYHAFEHRWALDEAFKLHLQLGKAEVQTRIHQLNSYLKQRLQEHRNIELVTPLDPQFSAGFTFFRIKDQDSDAVAAWLMQNRVICDAVSRDVGPVIRTAPGLLNSEAEVDRFMNILGNKLRA
- a CDS encoding formylglycine-generating enzyme family protein, producing the protein MKKPHASLLSKALPALALSALCGALMPGTALAATAPAPAPGKVFKDCKDCPEMVVLPTGSYTMGTPDDEVGRQPDEGPLHTVTFSKPFAISRSQVLVGEWDAYVRETGNKPYDFDDRPGRRCTAGKPEFKQTPRDPAVCMNVAEAQGYIDWLSKKTGQAYRLQSESIREYAARGGSTGPFPFSFDEGKDYQIAKHANTYGAADGYNFTSPAGTFPANAFGVFDAHGNVYEWTADCYHPDYSGVPADGRPWTQENCERQVMRGNDWGEAPIFSRSGNRNSSWPTSKGDWLGFRVVRDL
- a CDS encoding cyclic peptide export ABC transporter, translating into MTKPTRGAINELFALLKPFRLIVSASIVLGMLGGLSVTVLLATINNALHSDDGLTPTVVMIFAGLCALALLTTILSDIGTNYVGQHIIAKLRKELGEKVLSAPIDQIERYRSHRLIPVLTHDVDTISDFAFAFAPLAISMTVTLGCLGYLAMLSWPMFLMMLVAIAIGTTIQAIARAKGMRGFYAARDSEDELQKHYNAIAEGAKELRIHRPRRQRMFVAGIQKTAEKICDTQIKSINTFVIAKSFGSMLFFVVIGMALALQSLWPSADKAVMSGFVLVLLYMKGPLEHLISTLPIISRAQIAFRRIAELSERFSSPEPHLLLQDQGNKPAAVESLELRNVRYAFPAVEGSEPFRLGPVNLRIEQGDIVFIVGENGCGKTTLIKLLLGLYAPTEGEIRVNDKPITAVNRDDYRQNFTTIFADYYLFDDLIQGDREVPQDATRYLERLEIAHKVSVRDGAFSTTDLSTGQRKRLALVNAWLEERPVLVFDEWAADQDPTFRRIFYTELLPDLKRLGKTIIVISHDDRYFDVADQLVRMEAGKVKSELQPA
- a CDS encoding TonB-dependent siderophore receptor; the encoded protein is MSASRFMLRPLTRALLMHGATRTRLAGSGLGLALTLAAAPYVQAQEWTLNIPAQPLAQALQTLGQQTSLQIVYSPESLQGLRSSALNGRYQDDESLKAMLSGTGIRYQRDGNTVTVLGPATSGSAMELAPTNVNANRLGATTEGSNSYTTGGVTIGKGVHSLKETPQSVTVMTRKMLDDQNLNTIEQVMEKTPGITVYDSPMGGKYFYSRGFRMTGQYQYDGVPLDIGSSYVQADSFNSDMAIYDRVEILRGAAGMMKGAGGTAGGVNFVRKRGQDTPHTQLSLSAGTWDNYRGQVDTGGPLNDAGTVRGRAVVTQQTRQYFYDVAERRDQIYYGALDFDLSPDTTLGLGMAYEDVDATPCWGGLPRYADGSDLHLKRSTCLNTSWNNQRSKRATYFADVKHQFNDDWSLKVAGVYSRNTQDMEYSFPSGTVPLGATATNTLMLGSTYDYDQRDYGFDAYVDGKFDAFGQQHELIVGANASRSHKDDFYAVAALPQRQNVFNPNHNIPQPDESYYLANASRGGPVDMHIKQYGAYSIARLKLADPMTLVLGSRVSWYKSDTDSVQYFRGEGTDVNTKSTETGQVTPFAGLLYDLNDNLTAYASYTDIFTPQGSYKTIDGSTLKPLIGQSYELGIKGEWFDGRLNTTFNLFRTIQKDAAQDDLRCEDSSCQINSGKVRAQGFEAEVSGEVIERLQLLAGYTYTQTKVLEDADATQDGAVYNSYVPRHLLRVWGDYALSGPLDRVTIGAGVNAQTGTYRVSPLGGDNVDGAGYAVWNGRIGYRIDDTWSVALNGNNLFDKRYYATIGTEGFGNFYGEPRNFVMSVKADF